A genomic stretch from Setaria viridis chromosome 1, Setaria_viridis_v4.0, whole genome shotgun sequence includes:
- the LOC117849130 gene encoding mannosyltransferase APTG1 translates to MSQRRRSRAAGLPPGDPDPPPSPEKARRIRPWAALGSDRRVLALALAFRAANALLVRTYFNPDEHWQCLEVAHRIAFGYGHLTWEWKRGLRSYLHPLIFAALYKILALLHLDTPWFMVMAPRLLQSVFAAFGDLYLYKLSKLIFNSQVAQWTLFSQLVNWFMFFCITRTLSNSLETVLTVAGLYYWFIAIESSKGTSIVSKQQAASKQSPPARKLALLIAALSCAIRPTSAVTWLYVGLLDFIQMKSKCYFVFLEVIPVGAIVLAVTTLLDWWMYGSQVIVPLNFLKFNLFSSGGDYYGTHVFHWYFTQGFPSMIWTFLPFAMCGIVKSREWRISGLIAWVLGVYSILGHKEFRFVLPVLPVALMFSGYCLAAMSQFKGKILHGKRCLSRLQLSVILLIITNVPMALYMSLFHQRGTEDVMYYLSKEAHDGRVKSVLFLMPCHSTPYYSTLHHNVPMRFLDCTPSGNKGTLDESDRFLTSPFEFVGEVFGNLSSFSHIVLFESEERHVHHLLLGNSFLEVRRFFHTHFKVDRDLQSSVVVYSQGDVL, encoded by the exons ATGAGCCAACGCAGGCGATCTCGCGCTGCCGGGTTGCCGCCTGGCGACCCCGATccgcctccttcgccggagAAGGCGAGGCGGATCCGGCCGTGGGCGGCGCTGGGGTCGGATCGGAGGGTGCTGGCGCTCGCGCTGGCGTTCCGCGCGGCCAACGCGCTGCTGGTGCGCACCTACTTCAACCCCGACGAGCACTGGCAGTGCCTCGAGGTCGCCCACCGCATCGCCTTCGG GTATGGCCATCTCACTTGGGAGTGGAAGCGGGGCCTTCGAAGTTACCTCCACCCGTTGATCTTTGCTGCTCTCTACAAGATTCTGGCGCTACTCCACCTGGATACTCCATGGTTTATG GTGATGGCTCCACGCCTCCTTCAATCTGTCTTTGCAGCTTTTGGAGATCTTTACTTGTATAAACTTTCCAAACTTATTTTCAACAGTCAGGTTGCCCAGTGGACA TTATTCTCCCAGTTGGTTAATTGGTTCATGTTTTTTTGCATCACACGGACTCTATCAAACAGCTTGGAGACGGTTTTGACTGTGGCTGGACTCTATTATTGGTTTATCGCAATAGAGTCTTCCAAGGGAACCTCAATTGTTTCAAAGCAGCAGGCTGCTAGTAAACAAAGCCCCCCAGCAAGAAAATTGGCTCTTCTGATTGCAGCCTTATCCTGTGCCATTCGGCCAACAAGTGCTGTAACATGGCTTTATGTTGGTCTTTTGGATTTTATTCAGATGAAATCCAAATGTTATTTTGTCTTTCTTGAGGTCATTCCAGTAGG GGCCATTGTCCTTGCAGTAACAACACTCCTTGATTGGTGGATGTATGGTTCCCAGGTCATAGTGCCACTTAATTTTTTGAAATTCAACCTCTTCTCTTCAGGAGGAGACTACTATGGAACACATGTCTTCCACTGGTACTTCACACAGGGGTTTCCATCTATGATTTGGACATTCTTACCATTTGCAATGTGCGGAATTGTCAAGTCTCGGGAATGGAGGATTTCAGGTTTAATCGCTTGGGTATTAGGGGTTTACAGCATACTTGGACATAAAGAATTCAG ATTTGTTCTTCCAGTGCTACCTGTAGCATTGATGTTCTCCGGATACTGCTTAGCTGCAATGTCACAATTCAAGGGCAAAATTCTGCATGGGAAAAGATGCCTTTCAAGGTTGCAACTTTCTGTTATTCTTCTCATCATAACTAATGTTCCAATGGCCTTATATATGTCGTTATTCCATCAA AGAGGAACGGAAGATGTTATGTATTATTTGTCAAAAGAAGCCCATGATGGAAGAGTGAAGAGTGTCCTCTTTCTCATGCCTTGTCATTCAACACCTTACTACTCTACCTTACATCACAATGTACCTATGCGCTTTTTGGACTGCACTCCTAG TGGTAACAAAGGGACCTTGGATGAGTCAGATCGTTTCCTGACAAGCCCATTTGAGTTTGTGGGCGAGGTTTTCGGAAATTTATCTTCATTCAGTCACATTGTATTATTTGAGTCCGAAGAAAGACATGTTCACCACTTGCTTCTGGGCAATTCCTTTCTTGAG GTCAGGAGATTTTTCCACACGCATTTCAAGGTTGACAGAGACCTTCAGTCATCTGTTGTTGTTTATTCACAGGGGGATGTGTTATGA
- the LOC117853825 gene encoding putative F-box protein At4g10190 yields MEEVVIEILVRLPVKVLVRCKSVSKAWRAIISDPIFIQAHLRRSASNWQKDPCFIISPQTLDYVIAEDEGRWPTTFSNHIRFYQWQQGNKVATFIHDKEYRCKFNQLHYFSHCDGLVLAPTDTSLYVFNPATRDAITLPKSGRNNLKRLGGRRACYCVGLGLDPRIGKYKVVQGFYWSKDRTSMGMEVCTIADDDHGGIWSWGKIRNDPPYLPQRCQTAPSINGYMFWRIAEPKQHDKQQPPRALLHLSLDDEEFGITRLPDSLDPSLDYTFLLDVLHGRELCLTASTNETMLTIWTLPVVDKGLNSPWERRYSINVSGLFQTMALPPCSSGIILRQAQAIYSYNLVTCKLTTLCEMDCMAFQGRKERKWKDLFTFDVKPYTESLVRITNHLC; encoded by the coding sequence ATGGAAGAGGTCGTTATCGAGATCCTGGTGCGGCTGCCTGTTAAGGTCCTGGTGCGTTGCAAGTCTGTCTCCAAGGCCTGGCGAGCCATCATCTCCGACCCCATCTTCATCCAAGCGCACCTCCGGCGTTCAGCCTCCAATTGGCAGAAGGACCCATGCTTCATCATCAGCCCCCAGACCCTGGACTATGTCATCGCTGAGGACGAAGGGCGCTGGCCAACCACCTTCTCTAATCACATTCGCTTCTACCAATGGCAGCAAGGTAATAAGGTGGCGACATTTATCCATGACAAGGAATATCGTTGCAAGTTCAACCAACTGCACTACTTCTCGCACTGTGACGGCTTGGTGCTTGCTCCCACTGACACCAGCCTCTACGTCTTCAACCCAGCCACCAGGGATGCCATCACGCTGCCAAAAAGTGGCCGCAACAATCTAAAGCGACTAGGTGGACGACGAGCATGCTATTGTGTCGGTCTCGGCCTGGATCCGCGCATCGGCAAGTACAAGGTAGTCCAGGGCTTCTACTGGTCCAAGGATCGCACAAGCATGGGGATGGAGGTTTGCACCATTGCAGATGACGACCACGGTGGCATTTGGAGTTGGGGGAAGATTAGGAATGATCCTCCATACCTTCCCCAGAGATGTCAGACCGCCCCGAGCATCAACGGGTACATGTTCTGGCGCATTGCTGAGCCTAAGCAGCATGATAAGCAGCAGCCTCCACGGGCTCTCCTCCACCTTAGCCTGGACGACGAGGAGTTCGGCATCACTAGGCTGCCGGATTCATTGGACCCTTCTCTAGATTATACCTTTCTGCTAGACGTGCTGCACGGCCGGGAGCTGTGCCTGACAGCCAGTACCAATGAGACAATGTTGACCATCTGGACATTACCGGTAGTTGACAAGGgcctcaactcaccatgggagcgCCGGTACTCCATCAATGTCTCTGGTCTTTTCCAAACAATGGCTCTTCCACCTTGCAGCAGTGGAATCATCTTGCGGCAAGCACAAGCTATCTACAGCTACAACTTGGTGACTTGTAAGCTCACCACGTTGTGTGAGATGGACTGTATGGCGTTCCAGGGCCGCAAGGAGCGCAAGTGGAAGGACCTCTTCACCTTCGACGTCAAGCCCTACACCGAGAGCCTTGTTCGGATCACCAACCACCTTTGTTGA
- the LOC117849122 gene encoding wall-associated receptor kinase 2, with protein MARVLPWLSLAATLLLTTIKTSTASSMAKPGCRETCGNLTIPYPFGIGPGCYYTNGFDVSCEDNRTFMHNSSSLMEIYNISLIGGQARVSTLIATNCYKNGTTTDGWASATTAELFTISNKANKLTAVGCNTLAFLGGYNEYTAGAGCFSMCPNKQSVDDSGQCSGMGCCQTSIAPSLTSFNMTFDNRYNNSVVLEFNPCSYAFVAEQDSFRFEPFYLEGDKLTEKFKGGVPAMLDWVAGRESCDEAIKDRTSYACISNNSQCVKSPNATGYLCNCKDGFEGNPYLADGCQDINECQKPDHYKCFGICSNTIGGYNCSCPSGTHSIDPKISICNPHTASEKAKLTKLFIGISSCAILLLTCIFALLIECQKKRLMKEKERFFQQNGGLLLYEQIRSKQVDTVRIFTTEELEQATNNFHSSREIGRGSYGTVYKGILKDNRVVAIKRSKIMNMVQKDDFVQEMIILSQINHRNVVKLLGCCLEVEVPMLVYEFMPKGTLFELIHVTYRSPSISLDARLRIAQESAEALAYLHSSASPPIIHGDVKSPNILLGDNYIAKITDFGASRMLPKDEIQFMTMVQGTLGYLDPEYLQERQLTEKSDVYSFGVVLLELITRKTAIYSDGTEEKKSLASSFLLALKESRLQSILDRNILGVGMELLQEVAQLAKCCLSMKGEERPLMSEVAEKLRFIRRTWRKQLTENASEETECLLENPSNYDPSSTGRHGSLMALDLEIGR; from the exons ATGGCTCGAGTGTTACCTTGGCTATCCTTAGCAGCCACTCTTCTGTTAACAACCATCAAGACCAGCACAGCGTCCAGTATGGCAAAGCCTGGCTGCAGAGAAACATGCGGCAACCTCACCATTCCCTACCCCTTTGGCATCGGTCCTGGTTGCTATTACACCAATGGGTTCGACGTTTCATGCGAGGATAACCGCACTTTTATGCACAACTCAAGCAGCCTGATGGAGATCTACAACATCAGCCTGATAGGAGGGCAGGCTAGAGTCAGCACCTTGATTGCCACCAATTGCTACAAGAACGGCACCACCACAGATGGATGGGCGTCAGCAACTACTGCTGAATTGTTCACGATATCCAACAAGGCAAACAAGTTAACAGCGGTTGGATGCAATACACTTGCATTCTTGGGCGGCTACAACGAATACACGGCTGGAGCTGGGTGCTTCTCGATGTGCCCGAACAAGCAAAGCGTGGATGATAGCGGCCAGTGCTCTGGCATGGGCTGCTGCCAGACATCCATTGCACCAAGCCTCACCTCCTTCAACATGACCTTTGATAATAGGTACAACAATTCTGTGGTACTTGAGTTCAACCCATGCAGCTATGCCTTCGTTGCAGAGCAAGATTCGTTCAGGTTTGAGCCTTTTTACCTTGAGGGTGACAAGTTAACAGAGAAGTTCAAGGGCGGAGTTCCTGCTATGCTTGACTGGGTAGCTGGAAGAGAATCCTGTGATGAAGCGATTAAGGACAGAACATCATATGCCTGCATTAGCAACAACAGCCAGTGTGTCAAGTCACCAAATGCTACAGGGTACCTCTGCAATTGCAAGGATGGCTTCGAAGGGAACCCCTACCTAGCGGATGGGTGCCAAG ATATCAATGAATGCCAAAAACCAGATCATTATAAGTGCTTTGGAATATGCAGCAATACAATTGGGGGTTACAACTGTTCCTGCCCATCTGGGACTCACAGCATAGATCCAAAAATCTCGATCTGCAATCCACATACAGCTTCAGAAAAGGCTAAATTAACAAAACTGTTTATAG GTATTTCATCATGTGCTATACTTTTGCTTACCTGCATTTTTGCACTACTGATTGAATGCCAGAAGAAAAGGCTgatgaaagaaaaggagagattCTTCCAACAAAATGGGGGTCTCCTGTTATATGAGCAAATCAGATCTAAGCAAGTTGACACAGTGAGAATATTCACAACAGAAGAACTAGAGCAGGCAACAAACAATTTTCACTCAAGCAGAGAAATAGGGAGAGGTAGCTATGGCACTGTTTACAAGGGAATTCTCAAAGACAACAGAGTAGTAGCCATAAAACGCTCAAAGATCATGAACATGGTTCAGAAAGATGATTTTGTGCAAGAGATGATTATACTGTCACAGATCAACCATAGAAATGTAGTCAAGCTTCTCGGTTGCTGCTTAGAAGTTGAAGTTCCCATGTTAGTGTATGAATTCATGCCAAAAGGCACTCTATTTGAGCTGATACATGTCACATACCGAAGCCCATCCATTTCATTGGACGCTCGCCTCAGGATTGCCCAGGAATCTGCAGAAGCACTGGCATATCTGCACTCATCAGCATCCCCTCCCATAATTCATGGAGATGTAAAATCTCCAAATATTCTCCTAGGTGACAATTATATAGCCAAAATCACTGATTTTGGAGCATCAAGAATGCTTCCAAAGGATGAAATACAGTTTATGACAATGGTGCAGGGAACTCTGGGTTATCTAGACCCTGAATATTTACAAGAGCGTCAACTAACAGAGAAGAGTGATGTTTATAGTTTTGGAGTCGTGCTTCTAGAGCTAATTACAAGGAAGACAGCGATTTATTCTGATGGtactgaagaaaagaaaagcctGGCATCATCCTTTCTTCTAGCATTGAAAGAGAGCAGACTTCAATCTATCTTGGACAGAAATATATTGGGTGTTGGAATGGAGCTTCTCCAAGAAGTTGCTCAACTTGCAAAGTGTTGCTTGAGTATGAAAGGGGAAGAGCGGCCATTAATGTCAGAAGTGGCTGAAAAGTTGAGATTTATACGGAGAACCTGGCGCAAACAATTGACTGAGAATGCTAGTGAAGAAACTGAATGTTTGCTTGAAAATCCATCGAATTATGACCCTTCTAGTACTGGACGGCATGGAAGTTTGATGGCACTAGATTTAGAAATTGGTAGATGA